The Candidatus Omnitrophota bacterium genome has a window encoding:
- a CDS encoding glycosyltransferase — MKFVFITREGLENPGARTRCYSLSAKLRQKGLRADVFSFSDRLGAKSGKDEIDFTFFEKFKHIYKGFKLLSKEKDKPIFIVNRFNYHTIPAWLVSKLKKIPLVFDMDDWEAREDIGYYFGLFPKSKAEYLAGLFAKNSMFCIAASNYLRDYLLQFNKKVYYLPTGVDTDKFKSLGRKDKKDFIFSWHGSVNRIEVLKYIKFIIDCFLAIRKKYPFIKLVIAGDGIFGNELRKLVKASSSNSIIYAGWINYRSIPSHLDSIDVGLVPLLDKTRFNLSKSPVKLFEYMAMAKPTISSNIGEAASIIDNGENGFLAGTEEEFLERMEALIKDKDLGKKIGDNARKTVEKQYSLDVVSESAYEILAGINA; from the coding sequence GAAGTTTGTATTTATAACTCGAGAAGGCCTTGAGAATCCGGGAGCCAGAACCCGTTGTTATAGTTTATCGGCTAAACTAAGGCAAAAAGGACTAAGGGCTGATGTTTTTTCTTTTTCCGATAGGTTGGGTGCTAAATCAGGAAAAGATGAAATTGATTTTACTTTTTTTGAGAAGTTTAAGCATATTTATAAGGGATTTAAGTTACTCTCAAAAGAAAAAGATAAGCCGATCTTTATCGTAAATCGCTTTAATTATCATACAATTCCGGCATGGCTAGTTTCTAAGCTTAAAAAGATACCTTTGGTGTTTGATATGGATGATTGGGAGGCAAGAGAAGATATAGGGTATTATTTTGGACTATTCCCTAAGTCAAAAGCCGAATACCTTGCTGGTTTATTTGCAAAGAACAGCATGTTTTGTATTGCGGCTAGTAATTATTTAAGAGATTATCTTTTGCAGTTTAACAAGAAGGTTTATTATCTGCCCACCGGAGTAGATACTGATAAATTTAAGTCCCTTGGTCGTAAAGACAAGAAAGATTTTATTTTTTCATGGCATGGTTCGGTGAATAGGATAGAGGTTTTAAAATATATAAAATTTATCATTGATTGCTTTTTGGCTATTCGTAAAAAATATCCTTTTATTAAGCTGGTTATTGCCGGAGACGGTATTTTCGGAAATGAATTGCGAAAATTAGTCAAAGCTTCGAGTTCTAACAGTATAATATATGCTGGGTGGATTAATTATCGGAGTATTCCCAGTCATCTAGATAGTATTGATGTTGGATTGGTACCGCTTTTGGATAAGACCCGGTTTAATTTATCAAAAAGCCCGGTTAAATTATTTGAATATATGGCTATGGCCAAGCCAACCATCTCTAGTAATATCGGAGAAGCAGCCAGTATTATTGATAATGGCGAGAATGGATTTTTAGCTGGAACCGAGGAAGAATTTTTAGAAAGGATGGAAGCTCTGATTAAAGATAAAGATTTGGGTAAAAAGATAGGGGATAATGCTCGTAAAACAGTAGAGAAGCAATACTCTTTAGATGTCGTTAGTGAATCAGCCTATGAAATATTGGCTGGTATCAATGCTTAG